The nucleotide window AAGATTTAAGAATTGTAAGATGAGGATATTTGCATAAAAAACGTAATGAAAATCTCAACCTCAGAATTATTGGATGAATTAAAGAACAGGACAAAAGAGCATTTAGAGTTTGCTGCAATGCTGTCTTTAAAACCTGAAGATGATCTCAATTTCAGAATTTCAGAAGACAGCTGGAGTACATTGGAATGTCTGGAACATCTCAACCGCTACGGAGATTTTTATATTCCCGAAATTAATCGAAGGATTTCTTCGGCCGGAAGGTCTTCTCAACCCTATTTTAAACCTGGAATTCTTGGAAATTATTTTGCCAAAAGCATGCTTCCTAAAGAGAAACTGAATACAATGAAAACACTTAAAGCCATGAATCCTATCCACAGTAGTCTGGATAAAAGTGTAGTGAATACATTCATAAAACAACAGGAAATGATGCTTGAGTTGTTGGAAGAAGCCCAGCATGTTGATCTGGAAAAAATAAAAACAGGTATAAGTATTTCAAAACTGATTAAACTGAAGCTGGGAGATACCTTCCGTTTTGTTATTTACCATAATTCAAGGCATATTGAACAGATAAAAAGAATTTTAACGAAACAAAAAGAAGAAAAAATCTTCCAAAAAGCTTAATTTTAAGCTGATGGAAATTATATCTCAAAAAAACATATCCACCCCGCTGGGAGAAATGATTGCCTGTGCTGTAGATCAGGGAATCTGCCTGCTTGAATTTACAGACCGTAAGAATATGGATAAGCAGTTAAAAGCCCTGTCAAAGGCTTTGAAAGCAGAAGTCATAGAAAAAGAACATTCTCATTTTGTACAGCTTGAGAAAGAACTGAAAGAATATTTTGAAGGAAGAAGAAGCCATTTTGAAGTTCCGTTGTTTACCACGGGAACAGCGTTTCAGGAAAAAGTATGGCAGCTTTTGCGTGAGATTCCAATGGGAGAAATACGAACCTACAAACAACAATCAGAACTATTGGGAAATCCCAGGGCGATACGTGCCGTAGGAACAGCGAACGGAATCAATAAAATTGCCATTTTAATTCCATGCCATCGTGTGATAGGTTCCAACGGAGAGCTGGTAGGATATGCCGGAGGAATCTGGAGAAAACAAAAGTTGCTGGAGCTTGAAAAAGCTATTTTATTTTAATACCTGAGCTTCATCTCAAAGTTATTAAAAATAGATGTTCATTTTTCGGTTGTATAACAGTCTGTAATCTCTCTACTTTTGAATAAAAAAATTATGATCAGTTTTAAACAGTTACATCATGGTGAAGAGCCATTACTTCTGGGTAATGTATGGAATGTAGAAAGTGCCAGGGTATACGAAAAACTAGGGTATAAGGCATTGGCAACCTCAAGCTCGGCAGTTGCACTCAGCTTAGGATATGAGGACGGAGAGCAGATGACCTTTGAAGAATATTTTTATATCATCAAAAGAATTAAAGCTTCAGTTTCAATTCCTCTTTCTGTAGATCTGGAATCAGGATATGGCAGTGAAAATGATACCGTGGCATCCAATATTCTGAAACTTTTAGAAATAGGAGTATCGGGAATTAATATTGAAGATACATATGTGATTGAAGGTGAAAGAAAATTGACAGAAAAAAATACCTTCTACGAAAGATTGAAAGACATTTTCATCAAATTAGGAGAGAACAGAGACAAGGTATTTATCAATGTACGGACAGATCCTTTTTTACTGAATATGGAGAATGCGCTGGACGAAACCTTGGAGAGGATTAAACTCTTTGAAGAACTTAAAGCTGACGGCGTTTTTGTTCCCGGATTGACTTCTGAAAATGATATCAGAACAATTACGGCGTCTACCGATCTTCCTGTAAATGTGATGAGCCTTCCTGATTTACCGGATTTTGACACGCTTAAAAAACTAGGTGTTAAAAGAATTACTTCAGGTGCTTTTATGTACAGACACATTTATAAAGAGCTGGAAAAAACGGGTAAGAAGATTACAAATGAGAAAAGTTTTTCAACCCTTTTTGTTTAATGATGGAACTCACAGGAAAAATAATGTACGAGGCATCTTATACCAAAGATGCTTCATTTGAAGGCATATTCTGGATGGGCGTAAAAACCACAGGAATATTCTGCAGACCGACTTGTACGGCCAGAAAACCCAAATTTGAAAATGTAGAGTTTTTCTCCAGTACCAAAGATGCGATGCTGAAAGGGTACCGTCCGTGTAAAGTGTGCAGGCCTTTGGAAAATCTCAACGCTACACCACAATATATTAAAGAACTGCTTAAAGAAATTGCGGACGATCCTGCTTTGAAACTTAAAGATTATGATCTTGTAAAAAGAGGATTTGAACCGGCAACGGTCCGGAGGTGGTTTCTGAAACACCACGGGATAACATTTCATGCCTTTCAGAGAATGTCAAAACTTAATACAGCATTTAAAAAACTTCAGCAGGGAGAATCGGTTACGGGCGTTGCATTTGACACAGGATATGAAAGTCTCAGTGGTTTTAACGAAAGTTTTAAAAATATTTTTGGCGTATCCCCTAAAAATAATACCATGGAGAAAATTATTGATCTGAAGAGAATAGAAACCATGCTGGGAACCATGATCGCCTGTGCTGATGAAAATGGAATCTGTCTTTTGGAATTTTCCGACAGAAAAGCACTCCCGACCGAATTGAAAAGCATTGCAGCTCATTGTAAAGCCAATATTATTCAAGGTGAAAATCCTCATTTTGAAACCCTCGAGCAACAGCTTTCCGAATATTTTGAAGGAAGAAGAACAGAATTCACAGTTCCTCTTTCTCCGGTAGGAACCGCGTTTCAGAAAGAAGTCTGGAACATTTTGCAGGAGATTCCCTATGGCGCTACCAGAAGCTACCAGGAACAGGCTGATATTCTCGGCAGTCC belongs to Chryseobacterium gleum and includes:
- a CDS encoding methylated-DNA--[protein]-cysteine S-methyltransferase, translating into MEIISQKNISTPLGEMIACAVDQGICLLEFTDRKNMDKQLKALSKALKAEVIEKEHSHFVQLEKELKEYFEGRRSHFEVPLFTTGTAFQEKVWQLLREIPMGEIRTYKQQSELLGNPRAIRAVGTANGINKIAILIPCHRVIGSNGELVGYAGGIWRKQKLLELEKAILF
- a CDS encoding bifunctional transcriptional activator/DNA repair enzyme AdaA, encoding MMELTGKIMYEASYTKDASFEGIFWMGVKTTGIFCRPTCTARKPKFENVEFFSSTKDAMLKGYRPCKVCRPLENLNATPQYIKELLKEIADDPALKLKDYDLVKRGFEPATVRRWFLKHHGITFHAFQRMSKLNTAFKKLQQGESVTGVAFDTGYESLSGFNESFKNIFGVSPKNNTMEKIIDLKRIETMLGTMIACADENGICLLEFSDRKALPTELKSIAAHCKANIIQGENPHFETLEQQLSEYFEGRRTEFTVPLSPVGTAFQKEVWNILQEIPYGATRSYQEQADILGSPKSVRAVANANGLNKISILIPCHRVIGSNGQLTGYGGGIWRKQKLLELEKAILF
- a CDS encoding isocitrate lyase/PEP mutase family protein is translated as MISFKQLHHGEEPLLLGNVWNVESARVYEKLGYKALATSSSAVALSLGYEDGEQMTFEEYFYIIKRIKASVSIPLSVDLESGYGSENDTVASNILKLLEIGVSGINIEDTYVIEGERKLTEKNTFYERLKDIFIKLGENRDKVFINVRTDPFLLNMENALDETLERIKLFEELKADGVFVPGLTSENDIRTITASTDLPVNVMSLPDLPDFDTLKKLGVKRITSGAFMYRHIYKELEKTGKKITNEKSFSTLFV
- a CDS encoding DinB family protein produces the protein MKISTSELLDELKNRTKEHLEFAAMLSLKPEDDLNFRISEDSWSTLECLEHLNRYGDFYIPEINRRISSAGRSSQPYFKPGILGNYFAKSMLPKEKLNTMKTLKAMNPIHSSLDKSVVNTFIKQQEMMLELLEEAQHVDLEKIKTGISISKLIKLKLGDTFRFVIYHNSRHIEQIKRILTKQKEEKIFQKA